A single genomic interval of Paracoccus contaminans harbors:
- the rpsG gene encoding 30S ribosomal protein S7, with product MSRRHAAEKREVLPDAKYGDRVLTKFMNNLMVDGKKSIAETIVYNALDRVQGRLKREPIEVFHEAMDNVKPSVEVRSRRVGGATYQVPVEVRPIRREALAIRWLIDAAKKRNENTMEERLAGELADAVNNRGTAVKKREDTHKMADANKAFSHYRW from the coding sequence ATGTCCCGTCGTCACGCCGCTGAAAAGCGCGAAGTCCTGCCCGACGCCAAATATGGCGATCGCGTGCTGACCAAGTTCATGAACAACCTGATGGTTGACGGCAAGAAATCCATTGCCGAAACCATCGTCTACAACGCGCTCGACCGTGTTCAGGGCCGCCTCAAGCGCGAGCCGATCGAGGTCTTCCACGAAGCGATGGACAACGTGAAGCCGTCCGTCGAGGTGCGTTCCCGCCGGGTCGGCGGCGCCACCTATCAGGTGCCGGTCGAGGTTCGTCCGATCCGCCGCGAGGCGCTGGCCATCCGCTGGCTGATCGACGCCGCCAAGAAGCGCAACGAGAACACCATGGAAGAGCGTCTGGCCGGCGAGCTGGCCGATGCGGTCAACAATCGCGGCACCGCGGTGAAGAAGCGCGAAGATACCCACAAGATGGCCGACGCCAACAAGGCGTTCAGCCACTATCGCTGGTAA
- the rpsL gene encoding 30S ribosomal protein S12, whose product MPTIQQLIRHPRQPKVQRSKSQHLQGNPQKRGVCTRVYTTTPKKPNSAMRKVAKVRLTNGFEVISYIPGEKHNLQEHSVVLIRGGRVKDLPGVRYHILRGVLDTQGVKDRRQRRSKYGAKRPK is encoded by the coding sequence CCAACAGCTGATCCGCCATCCGCGGCAGCCCAAGGTGCAGCGATCCAAGTCGCAGCACCTGCAAGGAAACCCACAGAAGCGCGGCGTCTGCACGCGCGTCTATACCACCACCCCGAAAAAGCCGAACTCGGCCATGCGGAAGGTCGCCAAGGTGCGCCTGACCAATGGCTTCGAGGTCATCAGCTATATTCCGGGTGAAAAGCACAACCTTCAGGAACACAGCGTGGTGCTGATCCGCGGCGGCCGGGTGAAAGACCTTCCGGGTGTGCGCTATCACATCCTGCGCGGTGTCCTGGATACGCAGGGCGTCAAAGATCGTCGTCAGCGTCGTTCGAAATACGGCGCCAAGCGTCCGAAGTGA